In the genome of Streptomyces lydicus, the window CGCGCCTGGCCCACACCCCGCTCGCCGCCGGGGGCGACAAGCGCGAGACCGAAGGGCAGATCGCCGACCACGAGGCCGCGCTGAAGGCCGTCGCCGCGGAGCTGGCCGCCGACGGGCTCGGCCTCGACTCCCCCGAGCTGGCCGCGATCGGGCACCGGGTGGTGCACGGCGGGCTGCAGTTCACCGAGCCGACCGTGATCGACGACGCGGTGCTGAAGGAGATCGAGCGGCTGGTGCCGGTCGCCCCGCTGCACAACCCGGCCAACCTCACCGGCATCCGCACCGCCCGCGCGCTGCGCCCCGACCTGCCGCAGGTCGCGGTCTTCGACACCGCCTTCCACACCACGATGCCGGAGCACGCGGCCCGCTACGCGATCGACGTGGAGACCGCCGACGCGCACCGCATCCGCCGCTACGGCTTCCACGGCACCTCGCACGCCTATGTCTCCCGCAAGACCGCGGCGCTGCTGGGCAAGGACCCCTCCGAGGTCAATGTCATCGTGCTGCACCTGGGCAACGGCGCCTCCGCCTCGGCGGTGGCCGGCGGCCGCTGTGTGGACACCTCGATGGGGCTGACCCCGCTGGAGGGCCTGGTCATGGGCACCCGCTCGGGCGACATCGACCCGGCGGTCACCTTCCACCTCAAGCGGGTGGCGGGGATGTCGGAGGACGAGGTCGACACCCTGCTCAACAAGAAGAGCGGGCTGATCGGGCTGTGCGGCGACAACGACATGCGGGAGATCCGGCGCCGGATCGACGAGGGTGACGAGCGTGCCGCGCTCGCCTTCGACATCTACATCCACCGGTTGAAGAAGTACATCGGCGCCTACAGCGCGGTGCTCGGCCGGGTCGACGCGGTGGCGTTCACCGCGGGCGTCGGGGAGAACGCCGCCCCGGTGCGCGAGGCCGCCGTCGCCGGTCTGGAGGAGATGGGGCTGGCCGTGGACGCTTCGCTCAACGCCGTACGGTCCGACGAGCCCCGGCTGATCTCGCCGGAGTACGCCCGGGTCGCGGTCGCCGTGGTGCCCACGGACGAGGAGCTGGAGATCGCTCAGCAGACATACGCCCTGGTCAGCGCCTAGGTCTCGGTGTTTCCGCCTACCGAAATATTCCGCCGCTAAACAAACCGATAG includes:
- a CDS encoding acetate kinase; the encoded protein is MTATGTRVLVLNSGSSSLKYQLLDMTDATRLAVGLVERIGEETSRLAHTPLAAGGDKRETEGQIADHEAALKAVAAELAADGLGLDSPELAAIGHRVVHGGLQFTEPTVIDDAVLKEIERLVPVAPLHNPANLTGIRTARALRPDLPQVAVFDTAFHTTMPEHAARYAIDVETADAHRIRRYGFHGTSHAYVSRKTAALLGKDPSEVNVIVLHLGNGASASAVAGGRCVDTSMGLTPLEGLVMGTRSGDIDPAVTFHLKRVAGMSEDEVDTLLNKKSGLIGLCGDNDMREIRRRIDEGDERAALAFDIYIHRLKKYIGAYSAVLGRVDAVAFTAGVGENAAPVREAAVAGLEEMGLAVDASLNAVRSDEPRLISPEYARVAVAVVPTDEELEIAQQTYALVSA